The following proteins are encoded in a genomic region of Neomicrococcus aestuarii:
- a CDS encoding DivIVA domain-containing protein has product MDSFLALVWWIGGAVAALAVLVVVADKLRRHLANKKLARQLMEYEERHRKATSWPGSVTAEELENVKFSAVTFHEGYETLEVDNLLSHVHEALVAHERGPRYRLPAGILMSTEIPEIAFSTTKNREGYHQGEVDAFVNRIFETLHRYEQGRGEFAFPRVSQVESASAPKPSEESIIAPEPRRESRPVARPQVQSPAPRITEAAASQETSARKPHFRILPGHVDGPPARLPEAPRSTGSEEDPDVEHRRTGSWG; this is encoded by the coding sequence GTGGACTCGTTTCTTGCCCTTGTTTGGTGGATCGGTGGCGCCGTCGCGGCGCTGGCCGTTCTTGTTGTGGTTGCCGATAAGCTTCGTCGCCATCTGGCCAACAAGAAGCTTGCGCGCCAACTGATGGAGTATGAGGAACGTCACCGAAAGGCAACGTCCTGGCCCGGTTCGGTCACCGCTGAGGAGCTTGAAAACGTCAAGTTCTCCGCCGTGACGTTCCACGAGGGGTACGAGACTCTCGAGGTTGATAACCTCCTAAGCCACGTTCATGAGGCGCTCGTGGCCCATGAACGGGGGCCCCGGTACCGCCTTCCGGCCGGCATTCTGATGTCCACCGAAATTCCAGAGATCGCTTTTAGTACCACCAAGAATCGCGAGGGCTACCACCAAGGCGAAGTTGACGCTTTCGTGAATCGCATCTTCGAAACCCTGCACCGTTACGAACAGGGCCGCGGCGAATTCGCGTTCCCCCGGGTGAGCCAGGTTGAGTCGGCCTCAGCACCTAAACCGTCAGAAGAGTCAATAATTGCTCCCGAGCCTCGCCGCGAATCACGCCCGGTAGCTCGTCCGCAGGTTCAATCTCCCGCGCCTCGCATCACCGAGGCCGCAGCATCGCAAGAGACTTCTGCACGCAAACCGCATTTCCGAATTCTTCCCGGACATGTGGATGGCCCGCCGGCGCGCCTGCCTGAAGCTCCACGATCAACTGGTTCTGAAGAAGACCCTGACGTGGAGCACCGACGCACCGGCAGTTGGGGCTGA
- the argS gene encoding arginine--tRNA ligase has product MTPEELSLAIRSVLDKLISQGAIAVELPDEVRVERPKSREHGDWATNVALQLGKKAGMNPRAFAELVQGELSALDGIESVEIAGPGFMNIRLAAGAAGELAKTIVEAGDVYGTGETLKGQRINLEFVSANPTGPIHLGGTRWAAVGDSLARILTAQGAKVTREYYFNDHGNQIDRFARSLLASAKGEAAPEDGYGGQYIHDIAAAVTAQKPDILESEDPQEEFRARGVDLMFAEIRNSLHDFGVDFDVYFHENSLFEEGAVEKALEELKGSGKLYFNDGAWWLRSTEFGDDKDRVVIKSDGNAAYIGGDIAYARNKFERGFTTSIYMLGADHHGYVARLKAAAAALGYNPDGIEVLIGQMVNLVKDGTPVRMSKRAGTVVTLEDLVEIVGVDAARYSLARYSTDSNIDIDLDLLQQQTNENPVFYVQYAHARSRQAARNAEASGVVRGELDATQLVSEWDNDLLAALAQFPAMVSAAAEFREPHRVARYLESLAGTYHRWYGNSRIAPLAGEEITAQNQARLWLNDATAQVLKSGLSLLGVSAPERM; this is encoded by the coding sequence GTGACTCCAGAAGAACTCTCCCTTGCCATTCGTTCCGTCCTTGACAAACTCATCTCACAAGGCGCTATTGCCGTTGAGTTGCCTGACGAGGTTCGAGTGGAGCGGCCTAAGAGCCGCGAGCACGGAGACTGGGCTACCAACGTTGCACTCCAGTTGGGCAAGAAGGCGGGGATGAACCCACGTGCCTTCGCCGAATTGGTTCAAGGCGAGCTATCCGCGCTCGACGGAATCGAGTCCGTCGAGATCGCCGGCCCCGGCTTTATGAACATCCGCCTAGCGGCAGGCGCTGCAGGCGAACTGGCAAAGACCATTGTTGAAGCCGGCGACGTCTACGGAACGGGCGAGACCCTCAAGGGTCAGCGCATCAACCTGGAATTCGTCTCCGCTAATCCCACGGGTCCCATCCACTTGGGTGGAACCCGCTGGGCGGCAGTTGGCGATTCGCTGGCTCGTATTTTGACCGCGCAAGGCGCAAAGGTCACTCGCGAGTACTACTTCAACGACCACGGCAACCAGATTGACCGCTTCGCGCGCTCCTTGCTGGCCAGCGCCAAGGGTGAAGCTGCCCCCGAGGACGGTTATGGCGGACAGTACATCCATGACATCGCTGCAGCCGTCACGGCTCAGAAACCAGACATCTTGGAATCTGAGGATCCGCAAGAAGAGTTCCGTGCGCGCGGCGTTGACCTCATGTTTGCTGAGATCCGCAATTCGCTCCACGACTTCGGGGTGGACTTTGACGTCTACTTCCACGAGAACTCGCTCTTTGAAGAAGGCGCTGTTGAGAAGGCACTCGAGGAACTCAAGGGTTCCGGAAAGCTCTACTTCAATGACGGTGCTTGGTGGCTTCGTTCCACCGAGTTCGGTGATGACAAGGACCGCGTGGTTATCAAGTCCGATGGCAACGCTGCCTACATTGGCGGAGACATCGCTTATGCGCGCAACAAGTTCGAGCGCGGCTTCACCACCAGCATCTACATGCTGGGTGCTGACCACCACGGATACGTCGCACGCTTGAAAGCTGCCGCGGCCGCTCTGGGTTACAACCCGGACGGCATCGAAGTGCTTATCGGCCAGATGGTGAACCTCGTCAAGGACGGCACCCCCGTGCGTATGTCTAAGCGCGCCGGCACTGTCGTCACGCTCGAGGACCTCGTGGAAATCGTGGGTGTAGACGCGGCGCGTTACTCCCTCGCTCGTTACTCCACTGACTCCAACATCGACATCGACTTGGATCTGCTTCAGCAGCAGACCAACGAGAACCCGGTGTTCTACGTGCAGTACGCGCATGCTCGTTCCCGTCAGGCTGCCCGCAATGCGGAGGCCTCGGGCGTGGTGCGCGGAGAATTGGACGCTACCCAGTTGGTCTCCGAGTGGGATAACGACCTGCTCGCGGCACTCGCACAGTTCCCCGCGATGGTCTCGGCCGCGGCCGAATTCCGCGAGCCACACCGTGTTGCCCGCTACCTCGAATCGCTTGCCGGTACGTACCACCGCTGGTACGGCAACAGCCGCATTGCTCCGCTTGCGGGCGAAGAGATTACCGCACAGAACCAGGCACGCTTGTGGCTCAACGACGCCACGGCTCAGGTGCTCAAGTCCGGACTGAGCCTGTTGGGCGTGTCCGCTCCGGAAAGGATGTAA
- the lysA gene encoding diaminopimelate decarboxylase: MPISPLAPEWLSFPADVNALRPAEWAAGVSRSQDDDAVSIQGLSVKDIAAEFGTPLYVMDADDFRSRARAFKQAFDAAFAEICGGVDVYYAGKAFLSFDVARWVKEEGLRLDTCSGGELALALRAGLEPANIGLHGNNKSVAEITRAIEAGLGRIVVDSLDELERVSTIAKRLGQQANVMLRLTPGVHAHTHEFIATAHEDQKFGLSMVEGDPLLDGAGEVEGKSPASVAVSRALKDPSINLLGIHSHIGSQIFDTDGFALAAERMVTFLGAISQHHGVVLKELDLGGGFGIAYTEQDEPRSPEELANAMAEIVKVSCERAGITPPRISIEPGRSIVGPTTFTLYEVGVRKTVIVDSELGDSPRHYVSVDGGMSDNARPVLYDADYSAVLANRSSQADAIISRVVGKHCESGDIVVKDAYLPADITAGDLLAVPATGAYCWALASNYNYLGRPAVVAVSEGEARLMIRRETEDDLFDRDLGAK; this comes from the coding sequence GTGCCGATTTCACCCCTGGCTCCCGAATGGTTGAGCTTCCCTGCGGATGTCAACGCGCTGCGCCCGGCTGAATGGGCTGCTGGCGTGAGCCGTTCCCAGGACGACGACGCAGTCTCGATTCAGGGACTCAGCGTCAAGGACATTGCGGCTGAGTTTGGGACGCCGTTGTACGTCATGGATGCGGATGATTTCCGTTCCCGCGCGCGAGCCTTCAAGCAAGCTTTCGATGCGGCCTTCGCTGAGATCTGCGGGGGAGTAGACGTCTACTACGCAGGCAAAGCATTCTTGAGCTTCGACGTGGCCCGCTGGGTCAAGGAAGAAGGCCTCCGTCTGGACACCTGCTCCGGTGGAGAGCTAGCCCTCGCCCTGCGCGCGGGACTTGAGCCCGCGAACATCGGTTTGCACGGCAACAACAAGTCCGTCGCCGAAATCACCCGTGCCATCGAAGCCGGGTTAGGTCGCATTGTGGTGGATTCGCTCGATGAACTCGAACGCGTTTCAACCATCGCCAAGCGCCTTGGTCAGCAAGCCAACGTCATGTTGCGCTTGACCCCTGGCGTTCACGCGCACACTCACGAATTCATCGCCACCGCCCACGAGGACCAGAAGTTTGGCCTCTCCATGGTGGAAGGTGACCCGCTGCTCGATGGTGCCGGCGAAGTTGAAGGAAAGTCCCCAGCCTCCGTCGCTGTCAGCCGCGCGCTCAAGGACCCCAGCATCAACCTGCTCGGCATCCACAGCCACATCGGTTCCCAAATCTTCGACACCGACGGTTTCGCGCTCGCAGCCGAACGAATGGTGACGTTCCTCGGGGCAATCTCGCAACACCACGGCGTCGTACTTAAAGAACTGGACCTCGGCGGCGGCTTCGGCATCGCCTACACGGAACAGGACGAGCCGCGCAGCCCGGAAGAGCTCGCAAACGCTATGGCTGAAATCGTGAAGGTGTCCTGCGAACGTGCGGGAATTACGCCGCCGCGCATTTCCATTGAGCCAGGACGGTCAATTGTTGGCCCCACCACGTTCACGCTGTATGAAGTGGGAGTGCGCAAGACCGTCATCGTGGATAGCGAACTTGGCGATTCCCCGCGTCACTATGTGTCCGTGGATGGCGGCATGAGCGATAACGCTCGGCCCGTACTCTACGACGCCGATTACTCTGCTGTCCTAGCTAATCGGTCGTCACAGGCCGACGCAATAATTTCGCGAGTTGTAGGCAAACACTGCGAAAGTGGAGACATCGTGGTCAAGGATGCATACTTGCCCGCTGACATCACCGCCGGGGATTTGTTGGCCGTTCCAGCAACCGGAGCCTATTGTTGGGCGCTTGCTAGCAACTACAACTACCTAGGCCGCCCCGCTGTTGTAGCCGTCAGCGAGGGAGAAGCGCGCCTGATGATTCGCCGCGAAACAGAAGACGACTTGTTCGATCGTGATTTGGGAGCGAAGTAA
- a CDS encoding homoserine dehydrogenase: MNTLKVALLGAGNVGSEVARILIEDSEVLAARAGSKLELIGIAVRDTATKRGQHIAPELLTTDAEALVDQADLVIELIGGIEPAGSLVARALKRGSVVVTGNKALLAERGAELFQLARENGGHLGFEAAVAGAIPILRPINESLSGDRITKVMGIVNGTTNFILDAMDTTGADFADVLKQAQDLGYAEADPTADIEGFDAAAKAAILSMLSFHADFRLGDVYREGITSITADDVDAAKEAGFVIKLLAIAERLEDGVAMRVHPTLIPRVHPLGAVHGAFNAVFVEADNAGELMFYGQGAGGRPTASAVMGDLVSAVRRLTRGVGAAKDADEVVEVRSSDLKPLGIEHVMTSYCIGLTVTDRPGVLSRIAAIFAENGVSIEQMRQSRGNDEENQASVLRIITHRGSEQALAQTVASIRELDVVSRVNSVLRVEGN, translated from the coding sequence GTGAATACCCTCAAGGTCGCCCTCCTCGGCGCCGGAAATGTTGGCTCTGAAGTAGCCCGCATTCTGATTGAAGATTCAGAAGTACTCGCAGCTCGTGCTGGCTCAAAGCTTGAGCTGATTGGCATTGCGGTGCGTGATACCGCAACGAAGCGCGGTCAGCACATTGCTCCCGAACTCTTGACCACGGACGCTGAAGCCCTCGTGGATCAAGCGGATCTTGTCATTGAGCTCATCGGTGGAATTGAACCGGCGGGATCGCTCGTGGCTCGTGCATTGAAACGCGGCTCCGTAGTGGTCACCGGTAACAAAGCGCTCCTTGCAGAGCGCGGCGCCGAACTCTTCCAGCTGGCTCGTGAAAATGGCGGCCACTTGGGCTTCGAAGCAGCAGTTGCTGGCGCGATCCCCATCCTGCGCCCTATCAACGAGTCACTTTCCGGCGACCGCATCACCAAGGTCATGGGCATCGTCAACGGCACCACCAACTTCATCTTGGACGCGATGGACACCACGGGTGCTGACTTCGCCGATGTTTTGAAGCAGGCTCAAGATCTGGGCTACGCCGAGGCGGACCCGACGGCCGATATTGAAGGCTTCGACGCCGCCGCGAAGGCCGCAATCCTCTCGATGCTGTCCTTCCACGCAGACTTCCGTCTTGGAGATGTTTACCGCGAAGGCATCACGTCCATCACCGCTGACGACGTCGACGCAGCGAAGGAAGCCGGCTTCGTAATCAAGCTTCTAGCGATCGCGGAACGTCTTGAAGACGGTGTCGCGATGCGCGTGCACCCCACGCTCATTCCTCGCGTTCACCCGCTGGGTGCCGTTCATGGCGCCTTCAACGCGGTGTTCGTCGAAGCGGACAACGCGGGCGAGCTCATGTTCTACGGCCAGGGTGCTGGCGGTCGTCCCACGGCTTCTGCCGTCATGGGCGACTTGGTCTCCGCAGTGCGTCGCCTGACGCGCGGTGTGGGCGCCGCTAAGGATGCCGACGAAGTGGTGGAAGTTCGTTCCTCGGATCTCAAGCCGTTGGGCATCGAGCACGTCATGACCAGCTACTGCATCGGTTTGACGGTCACGGACCGCCCCGGTGTGCTCTCTCGCATCGCCGCGATCTTCGCTGAGAACGGCGTCTCCATTGAACAAATGCGTCAGTCTCGCGGAAACGATGAAGAAAACCAGGCGTCCGTACTGCGCATCATCACCCACCGCGGTAGCGAGCAAGCGCTCGCCCAGACCGTAGCAAGCATTCGCGAGCTCGACGTAGTCTCGCGCGTCAATTCTGTCCTCCGAGTGGAAGGAAACTAA
- the thrC gene encoding threonine synthase — translation MAHQWRGVINEYAERLPVDQDTKVITLGEGGTPLVFAPALSELTGNKVYLKVEGMNPTGSFKDRGMTMAMTAAVQAGAQAVVCASTGNTSASAAAYATQAGLKCAVLVPDGRIAMGKLSQAIAHGAELLQVDGNFDDCLDIARKLSEYYPVFLVNSVNPARIQGQKTAAFEIVDALGDAPDFHILPVGNAGNITAYWKGYTEYSQPYDSPTGGVLPAVSTKRPIMWGFQAAGAAPFVAGHPITNPETIATAIRIGNPASWDGAIAARDESGGLIDAVTDEEILEAHRWLSSKEGVFVEPGSAAGVAGLLKYHRAGNAPTGATIAITVTGHGLKDPQWALKGADGTEVQPTKVGADVLSTAKVLGLA, via the coding sequence ATGGCACATCAGTGGCGCGGCGTCATCAACGAATACGCGGAACGACTCCCCGTTGACCAGGACACCAAAGTCATTACCCTCGGCGAGGGCGGCACTCCGTTGGTGTTCGCACCGGCGTTGTCCGAACTCACCGGAAACAAGGTCTACCTCAAGGTTGAAGGAATGAACCCCACGGGTTCGTTCAAGGACCGCGGCATGACCATGGCCATGACGGCTGCCGTTCAGGCGGGCGCTCAGGCTGTGGTGTGCGCATCCACCGGCAACACCTCCGCTTCCGCTGCCGCCTACGCAACGCAGGCTGGCTTGAAGTGTGCAGTGTTGGTTCCGGACGGACGCATTGCCATGGGCAAGCTCAGCCAGGCTATTGCCCACGGCGCCGAGCTTTTGCAGGTAGACGGCAACTTTGATGATTGCTTGGACATTGCTCGCAAGCTTTCCGAGTACTACCCGGTGTTCCTGGTGAACTCCGTGAACCCCGCCCGTATTCAGGGTCAGAAGACCGCAGCATTTGAGATTGTTGACGCTCTCGGTGACGCTCCGGACTTCCACATTTTGCCCGTTGGTAACGCCGGTAACATCACGGCTTACTGGAAGGGTTACACCGAGTACAGCCAGCCCTACGATTCCCCAACCGGTGGCGTCTTGCCAGCCGTGTCCACGAAGCGTCCCATCATGTGGGGCTTCCAGGCTGCAGGTGCGGCCCCGTTCGTTGCGGGTCACCCCATCACGAACCCTGAGACCATCGCGACAGCGATCCGCATCGGCAACCCGGCTTCGTGGGACGGCGCCATTGCTGCTCGCGACGAATCCGGCGGACTGATCGACGCTGTGACGGACGAAGAGATCTTGGAAGCTCACCGCTGGTTGTCTTCGAAGGAAGGCGTTTTTGTGGAGCCAGGTTCCGCAGCGGGTGTCGCAGGTCTGCTCAAGTACCACCGCGCTGGTAACGCCCCAACGGGTGCAACCATCGCCATCACCGTGACCGGTCACGGACTGAAGGACCCACAGTGGGCTCTCAAGGGTGCCGATGGCACCGAGGTTCAGCCTACGAAGGTGGGCGCTGACGTCCTCTCCACCGCAAAGGTCCTGGGCCTCGCCTAA
- the thrB gene encoding homoserine kinase, translating into MQTHAASSYALLKIASGQTITVRVPATSANLGPGFDVLGLALNVHDEIRLETTDDAAVSVRVQGEGSASLPTDETHLVARTIREFWAAEGCEPTGFVLTAHNVIPHGRGMGSSAAAIVSALWAANAALPEDRQLETVELFQRAAILEGHPDNVAPAVFGGLTISWQEDIESFGTVRAKLSEDLVPVLMVPDVELSTHRARGLLPASVPHSVAASNGGRVGLLVHALASDLTLLHMATADQLHQDFRAEAMPDSAALIAELRELGYAAVVSGAGPTVMVMCSSQSVAEEVARRVEGREGWRVLVTSVDENGVRVEEQ; encoded by the coding sequence ATGCAGACTCACGCGGCGTCGTCGTACGCTCTACTGAAAATTGCCAGCGGACAAACCATCACCGTCCGCGTACCAGCAACCAGCGCAAACCTTGGCCCCGGCTTCGACGTGCTGGGCTTAGCGCTGAACGTTCATGACGAAATTCGGTTAGAGACAACGGACGACGCCGCAGTGTCGGTTCGCGTTCAAGGTGAGGGTTCCGCTTCGCTTCCGACCGATGAGACCCACTTGGTAGCGCGGACGATTCGCGAATTCTGGGCTGCCGAAGGGTGCGAACCAACCGGTTTTGTTCTAACTGCGCACAACGTGATTCCGCACGGTCGAGGAATGGGATCCTCGGCTGCCGCAATTGTCTCCGCGCTGTGGGCTGCTAACGCGGCGCTGCCGGAAGACCGTCAGCTGGAGACCGTGGAGCTGTTCCAACGAGCGGCCATCCTTGAAGGTCACCCGGACAATGTTGCCCCGGCAGTCTTTGGTGGTCTCACCATTTCGTGGCAAGAGGACATTGAATCCTTTGGAACCGTGCGCGCCAAGCTGAGCGAGGATCTAGTACCGGTTTTGATGGTTCCGGACGTTGAACTCTCAACGCACCGTGCCCGCGGGCTCCTCCCTGCTTCCGTGCCGCATTCCGTGGCCGCTTCAAATGGTGGGCGCGTTGGTCTTTTGGTGCACGCTCTTGCCTCTGATCTGACCTTGTTGCATATGGCAACAGCTGATCAGCTTCACCAGGATTTCCGGGCCGAAGCCATGCCGGATTCCGCCGCACTCATCGCCGAACTTCGCGAGCTGGGATACGCTGCCGTGGTTTCCGGGGCTGGACCTACTGTGATGGTCATGTGCTCGTCACAGTCGGTGGCGGAAGAAGTGGCGCGCCGAGTAGAAGGCCGTGAGGGCTGGCGTGTCTTAGTGACTTCAGTAGATGAAAACGGTGTTAGAGTAGAAGAGCAATAG
- the rho gene encoding transcription termination factor Rho, whose protein sequence is MTETTSPEAGVDTTNTTKSAGLAGLKLAQLQTLASQLGISGGSRMRKGDLVAAISSHQRGESASSDSASSSKSAAAPVAETSVAAPSADAVAAPTETAAPAARATSTRRRRVAGAAAGAPVAGSETAVAETSPVSATTAAPVSSAPAVQEAPAAQEAPAASGDSEEAPRESRSRDSRSRGRGRRASAPAGEPGQDSDSAADASSADAANATNTGENAESSDQRGEGRDEERNDSRNENRRSRNRRGRGNRNEDESQEGQDNAGENQRGDRGDRQDRSERQDRGQGSEQREQRNDREQRGERNDRNERNDRSDRNERTDRNERNDRQEREEVDGETSRNDRRNTRNQRDSENDNSRTNRRDRQRDRNNRNDRNDRNNDRRNRRGNRNQPDVDDTEFTEDDVLLPVAGILDVLENYAFIRTSGYLPGANDVYVSLNQVKRYNLRKGDAVVGAIRAPREGENQNQRQKFNALVKLQSVNGKPADENTDRVEFNKLVPLYPQERLRLETDSKIIGPRVIDLIAPIGKGQRGLIVSPPKAGKTMVLQSIANAVTKNNPEVHLMMVLVDERPEEVTDMQRSVRGEVIASTFDRPADDHTTVAELAIERAKRLVELGMDVVVLLDSMTRLGRAYNQSAPASGRILSGGVDAAALYPPKRFFGAARNIENGGSLTILATALVETGSKADEVIFEEFKGTGNMELRLSRNLADKRIFPAVDVNASGTRREENLLSPEEIKIMWRLRRVLSGLDQQQALELLTTKIKETQSNAEFLMLVSKTTLGSKNES, encoded by the coding sequence GTGACCGAAACCACTAGCCCCGAAGCGGGCGTGGACACCACAAATACCACCAAGAGTGCTGGACTTGCAGGCTTGAAGCTTGCTCAGTTGCAGACTTTGGCCTCGCAGTTGGGAATCTCAGGCGGTTCTCGCATGCGTAAGGGCGATCTCGTCGCCGCAATTTCTAGCCACCAGCGCGGTGAATCAGCTTCCTCGGATTCGGCATCTTCGTCGAAGTCGGCAGCTGCCCCAGTTGCTGAAACTTCCGTAGCGGCGCCAAGCGCTGACGCTGTTGCTGCTCCAACTGAGACCGCCGCTCCGGCCGCTCGCGCAACCAGCACGCGTCGCCGTCGTGTTGCCGGCGCCGCCGCAGGCGCACCTGTTGCCGGTAGCGAGACAGCAGTAGCCGAGACGTCGCCAGTCTCCGCTACCACTGCAGCCCCAGTTTCCTCGGCTCCGGCCGTTCAGGAAGCACCGGCAGCTCAGGAAGCTCCTGCTGCTTCGGGTGACTCAGAAGAAGCACCACGCGAATCCCGTTCACGTGATTCTCGAAGCCGTGGTCGCGGACGCCGTGCGTCTGCCCCAGCAGGCGAGCCGGGCCAGGATTCCGATTCCGCAGCAGATGCTTCTTCGGCCGATGCTGCGAACGCCACGAACACCGGCGAAAACGCCGAGTCTTCGGATCAGCGTGGCGAAGGCCGCGATGAAGAGCGCAACGATTCTCGTAACGAGAACCGCCGTTCCCGCAACCGTCGTGGTCGCGGAAACCGCAATGAGGACGAAAGCCAAGAAGGTCAGGACAACGCTGGTGAGAACCAGCGCGGAGATCGTGGCGATCGCCAGGACCGCTCCGAGCGTCAGGATCGCGGACAGGGCTCCGAGCAGCGTGAACAGCGCAACGACCGCGAACAGCGCGGCGAGCGTAATGATCGCAACGAGCGCAATGATCGCTCCGACCGTAACGAGCGCACCGACCGCAATGAACGCAACGATCGCCAGGAGCGCGAAGAAGTTGACGGCGAGACCAGCCGCAATGATCGCCGCAACACTCGCAATCAGCGCGATTCTGAGAACGATAACTCGCGCACCAACCGCCGCGATCGTCAGCGTGACCGCAACAACCGCAATGATCGCAACGACCGTAACAACGATCGTCGCAACCGCCGCGGCAACCGTAACCAGCCGGACGTTGACGACACCGAGTTCACCGAGGATGACGTCCTATTGCCAGTAGCTGGCATCTTGGACGTTCTCGAGAACTACGCCTTCATTCGCACCTCCGGCTACTTGCCGGGTGCCAACGATGTCTACGTTTCCTTGAACCAGGTGAAGCGTTACAACCTGCGTAAGGGCGACGCCGTAGTCGGTGCCATCCGCGCACCTCGCGAAGGCGAAAACCAGAACCAGCGTCAGAAGTTCAACGCTCTGGTGAAGTTGCAGAGCGTCAACGGCAAGCCAGCTGATGAGAACACTGATCGTGTTGAGTTCAACAAGCTTGTTCCTTTGTACCCACAAGAGCGCTTGCGCCTTGAGACGGACTCGAAGATCATTGGCCCACGTGTCATTGACCTGATCGCTCCTATTGGTAAGGGCCAGCGCGGTTTGATCGTGTCGCCTCCAAAGGCCGGTAAGACCATGGTCTTGCAGTCCATTGCGAACGCCGTCACGAAGAACAACCCAGAAGTGCATCTCATGATGGTGCTTGTGGACGAACGTCCTGAAGAAGTGACGGACATGCAGCGCTCGGTGCGCGGCGAAGTCATTGCTTCGACTTTCGACCGTCCAGCAGACGATCACACCACGGTCGCCGAACTCGCTATTGAGCGCGCTAAGCGCTTGGTGGAGCTGGGCATGGATGTTGTGGTCCTCCTTGACTCGATGACTCGCTTGGGCCGTGCTTACAACCAGTCCGCACCAGCATCCGGACGTATCTTGTCCGGTGGTGTGGATGCTGCGGCACTGTACCCGCCAAAGCGTTTCTTCGGTGCTGCTCGCAACATCGAAAACGGTGGCTCGCTCACCATCTTGGCTACCGCTCTTGTAGAGACCGGATCCAAGGCTGACGAGGTCATCTTCGAAGAGTTCAAGGGCACCGGCAACATGGAGCTTCGCTTGTCCCGCAACCTTGCGGATAAGCGCATCTTCCCAGCTGTTGACGTCAACGCCTCCGGCACCCGCCGTGAAGAAAACCTGCTCTCACCTGAGGAAATCAAGATCATGTGGCGCTTGCGCCGCGTGCTCTCGGGCCTCGATCAGCAGCAGGCATTGGAATTGTTGACCACCAAGATCAAGGAAACCCAGTCCAACGCTGAATTCTTGATGCTCGTTTCCAAGACCACTTTAGGATCCAAGAACGAGTCCTAG
- the prfA gene encoding peptide chain release factor 1 yields the protein MFESVQSLLDEHAELQRRLSEPEVYADPALARKLGRRGAELNAIVDAYNNWKHIGDDLEAAKEMADEDPEFAAELVELEERLPVAEEKLRRLLIPRDPNDARDVILEVKGGEGGDEAALFAADLLRMYMRYAETKGWKTEMISYNESDLGGYKDAQIAIKGNSNDPAQGVYAHLKYEGGVHRVQRVPVTESQGRIHTSAAGVLVFPEVDEPEELEIHQNDLKIDVYRSSGPGGQSVNTTDSAVRITHLPTGIVVAMQNEKSQIQNREAAMRVLRSRLLAWQQEQIDAENAAVRSSQVRTMDRSERIRTYNYPENRIADHRTGYKAYNLDAVMNGDIEPIIQSCIQVDEAHRLEALGDDAS from the coding sequence ATGTTTGAGTCAGTGCAGAGCCTTCTCGACGAGCACGCCGAACTTCAACGACGCCTCAGCGAACCAGAGGTCTACGCGGATCCCGCGCTTGCCCGCAAGTTGGGTCGCCGCGGCGCCGAGCTGAACGCCATTGTGGACGCGTACAACAACTGGAAGCACATTGGTGACGACCTCGAAGCTGCCAAGGAAATGGCGGACGAAGATCCCGAGTTCGCTGCCGAGCTGGTAGAGCTTGAAGAGCGCTTGCCCGTTGCCGAAGAGAAACTTCGCCGCCTGTTGATCCCACGTGATCCTAACGATGCGCGCGACGTCATCTTGGAAGTCAAGGGCGGTGAAGGTGGCGACGAAGCAGCGCTGTTCGCAGCTGACCTTTTGCGCATGTACATGCGTTACGCGGAGACCAAGGGTTGGAAGACGGAGATGATCTCCTACAACGAATCCGATCTCGGCGGTTACAAGGATGCGCAGATTGCTATCAAGGGCAACTCGAACGATCCTGCGCAGGGCGTTTACGCGCACCTGAAGTACGAAGGAGGCGTGCACCGCGTGCAGCGCGTTCCGGTCACGGAATCGCAAGGACGTATCCACACGTCGGCTGCTGGCGTGCTGGTGTTCCCTGAAGTGGACGAGCCAGAAGAGCTCGAGATCCACCAGAACGATCTCAAGATCGACGTCTACCGTTCCTCCGGTCCGGGTGGACAGTCCGTGAACACCACTGACTCCGCAGTTCGCATCACCCACTTGCCCACGGGCATTGTGGTGGCCATGCAGAACGAAAAGTCCCAGATTCAGAACCGTGAAGCCGCCATGCGCGTGCTTCGTTCGCGACTTCTGGCCTGGCAGCAAGAGCAGATTGACGCTGAGAACGCGGCAGTTCGCTCCTCGCAGGTGCGCACCATGGACCGTTCTGAGCGCATTCGTACCTACAACTACCCGGAAAATCGCATCGCCGATCACCGCACGGGCTACAAGGCGTACAACCTTGATGCCGTGATGAACGGTGACATCGAACCGATTATTCAGTCGTGCATCCAGGTGGATGAGGCGCACCGCCTCGAAGCCCTTGGCGACGACGCCAGCTAG